The following proteins come from a genomic window of Panicum hallii strain FIL2 chromosome 8, PHallii_v3.1, whole genome shotgun sequence:
- the LOC112902645 gene encoding receptor protein-tyrosine kinase CEPR2-like, with the protein MRRHILVCLPLITLLSLFVSSSCQIDPQTQALLQFKAGLNDPLNHLASWTNTTSPCHFFGVRCSDASATVTEVSLSNMNLSGGISPSVGALHGLTRLELDSNSLSGPVPPELGRCTQLRFLNLSCNVLSGELPDLSSLAALEALDVASNGFTGRFPAWVGNLSALTTLSVGMNSYDQGETPASIGKLKNLTYLYLAASSLTGVMPDSIFGLTALETLDMSMNNLAGAIPAAIGNLRNLWQIELYKNNLTGELPPELGKLTKLREIDVSRNQLSGGIPAAFAALRGFTVIQLYHNNLSGPIPEEWGELRSLTGFSIYENRFSGEFPANFGRFSPLNSVDISENGFTGPFPRFLCHGKNLQYLLALQNGFSGEFPEEYSACKSLQRFRINKNRFTGSLPEGLWGLPAATIIDVSDNGFTGTMSPLIGQAQNLNQLWLQNNNLGGAIPPNIGRLGQVQKLYLSNNSFSGSIPAEIGSLSQLTALHLEDNALTGALPADIGGCVRLVEIDVSRNALTGSVPASLSLLSSLNSLNLSHNQLAGPIPTSLQALKLSSVDFSSNRLTGNVPPGLLVITGDQAFAGNPGLCVDGRSELGVCNVDGGHKGGLARKSAVLVPVLISATLLLVAGILFVSYRSFKLEELRRGDLERGDCGQWKLESFHPLELDADEICGIGEESLIGSGGTGRVYRLELKGRGGSGGVVAVKRLWKGNAARVMAAEMAILGKVRHRNILKLHACLSRGELHFIVYEYMPRGNLHHALRREAKGSGRPELDWPRRCRIAHGAAKGLMYLHHDCTPAIIHRDIKSTNILLDEDYEAKIADFGIAVAKVAEDSSDSEFSCFAGTYGYLAPELAYSLKVTEKTDVYSFGVVLLELVTGRSPIDPRFGEGKDIVSWLSGKLAAERLDDVLDPRVAASAREREDMVKVLRIAVLCTAKLPAGRPTMRDVVKMLTDAGAGPCSPRGQPPARICSSKSCR; encoded by the exons ATGAGAAGGCACATCCTTGTCTGCCTCCCTCTGATCACACTCCTCTCCCTCTTCGTGAGCTCGAGCTGCCAGATCGACCCCCAAACACAAGCCCTCCTCCAATTCAAGGCCGGCCTGAACGACCCTCTGAACCACCTCGCGTCATGGACGAACACCACCTCGCCGTGCCACTTCTTCGGCGTCCGGTGCAGCGACGCCTCCGCCACGGTCACCGAGGTCTCGCTCTCGAACATGAACCTCTCCGGCGGGATCTCGCCGTCCGTCGGCGCCCTGCACGGCCTGACGCGGCTGGAGCTCGACTCCAACTCGCTGTCGGGGCCCGTGCCGCCTGAGCTGGGCAGGTGCACTCAGCTCCGGTTCCTGAACCTGTCGTGCAACGTCCTCTCCGGGGAGCTGCCGGACCTGTCGTCGCTGGCGGCGCTCGAGGCCCTCGACGTCGCGAGCAATGGCTTCACCGGGCGGTTCCCGGCGTGGGTCGGCAACCTGTCCGCCCTCACCACGCTCAGCGTCGGCATGAACAGCTACGACCAAGGGGAGACGCCGGCGAGCATCGGCAAACTCAAGAACCTGACGTACCTGTACCTGGCGGCCAGCAGCTTGACGGGGGTGATGCCGGACTCCATCTTCGGGCTCACCGCGCTGGAGACGCTGGACATGTCCATGAACAACCTCGCCGGCGCGATCCCGGCGGCCATCGGCAACCTCCGGAACCTGTGGCAGATCGAGCTGTACAAGAACAACCTCACCGGCGAGCTCCCGCCGGAGCTCGGGAAGCTGACCAAGCTCCGGGAGATCGACGTGTCCCGGAACCAGCTCAGCGGCGGGATCCCGGCGGCGTTCGCCGCGCTCAGGGGCTTCACGGTGATCCAGCTCTACCACAACAACCTGTCCGGGCCGATCCCGGAGGAATGGGGCGAGCTGCGGTCCCTGACGGGCTTCTCCATCTACGAGAACCGGTTCTCCGGCGAGTTCCCGGCGAACTTCGGCCGGTTCTCGCCGCTCAACAGCGTCGACATCTCCGAGAACGGCTTCACGGGCCCGTTCCCGAGATTCTTGTGCCATGGCAAGAACCTCCAGTACCTCCTCGCTCTTCAGAACGGCTTCTCCGGCGAGTTCCCGGAGGAGTACTCGGCGTGCAAGAGCCTGCAGCGCTTCCGGATCAACAAGAACCGGTTCACCGGCAGCCTCCCGGAGGGGCTGTGGGGGCTCCCCGCGGCGACGATCATCGACGTCTCCGACAACGGGTTCACCGGAACCATGTCGCCGCTGATCGGCCAGGCGCAGAACCTGAACCAGCTGTGGCTGCAGAACAACAACCTCGGCGGTGCGATACCGCCGAATATCGGCCGGCTCGGGCAGGTGCAGAAGCTCTACCTGTCCAACAACTCGTTCTCCGGCTCAATTCCGGCGGAGATCGGGAGCCTGTCGCAGCTGACGGCGCTGCACCTGGAGGACAACGCGCTGACCGGCGCGTTGCCGGCGGACATCGGCGGCTGCGTCAGGCTCGTCGAGATCGACGTCTCCCGGAACGCGCTGACGGGGTCGGTCCCGGCCTCGCTGTCGCTGCTGTCGTCGCTGAACTCGCTGAACCTGTCGCACAACCAGCTCGCCGGGCCGATCCCGACGAGCCTCCAGGCGCTCAAGCTTAGCTCCGTCGACTTCTCCTCGAACCGGCTGACCGGGAACGTGCCACCGGGGCTGCTGGTGATCACCGGCGACCAGGCGTTCGCGGGGAACCCCGGCCTCTGCGTGGACGGAAGGTCCGAGCTCGGCGTCTGCAACGTGGACGGCGGCCACAAGGGCGGCCTCGCCAGGAAGTCGGCCGTGCTCGTGCCGGTCCTCATCTCCGCGACGCTGCTGCTCGTGGCCGGCATCCTGTTCGTGAGCTACAGGAGCTTCAAGCTGGAGGAGCTCAGGAGGGGCGACCTGGAGCGCGGCGACTGCGGGCAGTGGAAGCTAGAGTCGTTCCACCCGCTGGAGCTGGACGCCGACGAGATCTGCGGCATCGGGGAGGAGAGCCTGATCGGGTCGGGCGGCACGGGGCGCGTGTACCGGCTGGAGCTCAAGggccgcggcggcagcggcggcgtggTGGCCGTGAAGCGGCTGTGGAAGGGCAACGCGGCGCGGGTGATGGCGGCGGAGATGGCCATCCTCGGCAAGGTCCGGCACCGGAACATCCTGAAGCTGCACGCGTGCCTGTCGCGCGGCGAGCTCCACTTCATCGTCTACGAGTACATGCCGCGGGGCAACCTCCACCACGCGCTCCGGCGGGAGGCCAAGGGCAGCGGGCGCCCGGAGCTGGACTGGCCGCGGCGGTGCAGGATCGCGCACGGCGCCGCTAAGGGGCTCATGTACCTCCACCACGACTGCACGCCGGCCATCATCCACCGCGACATCAAGTCCACCAACATCCTGCTCGACGAGGACTACGAGGCCAAGATCGCCGACTTCGGCATCGCCGTCGCCAAGGTCGCCGAGGACTCCTCCGACTCCGAGTTCAGCTGCTTCGCCGGAACCTACGGCTACCTCGCCCCCG AGCTGGCCTACTCGCTCAAGGTGACGGAGAAGACGGACGTGTACAGCTTCGGCGTGGTGCTGCTGGAGCTGGTCACCGGGCGGAGCCCGATCGACCCGCGGTTCGGCGAGGGCAAGGACATCGTCTCCTGGCTGTCCGGCAAGCTCGCCGCGGAGCGCCTCGACGACGTCCTGGACCCGCGCGTCGCGGCGTCGGCCAGGGAGCGGGAGGACATGGTCAAGGTGCTCAGGATCGCCGTGCTCTGCACCGCCAAGCTCCCCGCGGGGCGGCCGACCATGAGGGACGTGGTGAAGATGCTCACCGACGCCGGCGCGGGGCCCTGCAGCCCGCGCGGGCAGCCGCCGGCGAGGATCTGCAGCAGCAAGAGCTGCCGCTGA